CATTTAGTACATTTATTCAAGTAGGGATGTAATAAGTGtaaactataaatattatacaaactccaaactatgatctagattgttagaaaatgtcaacatgtgataaaatagtagtaacaaaaaatatcaacgcaatgtcaacggttgatgttgtattgacattgtgttgacactgTAATGACAtttgttgacactgtgttgacattaaaatcttgaaattttacaatgtgttgatattgtgttgaaacTGTGTTGATACTGTGATAAGAAGTTTGGATTTTATACAATATATAAAGTTTTCATTTTAACACTACCCGAGTCAAGTAGTATGTCTTTAATTTTTACATATATATGCATTACGTTGATAAATTTAGAAACATAGCATGATATTTTTTCTTGCTACAAGACaatgatacgctcggattttgcactattttaaggtcATTTTTTGGTTTGTTGTGAGTGTCAAAGTTGTTTTACAAGTCCATCAactgcatattttatctattttggtattttgacgtgttttgtgagaaatgtgcaaattaGAGCTTAAAAAGATAGCAAAAAGTCAAAGATGGAAATTTGGAGTATTTAAGCCagccagcggtccgctgcaacacagcCAGCGACCGTTGGCCGCCATCGACCACTGCTCCAATAGTGGTCCGCTTCGGAAATTTAGAGCTGAAAAAAAGAACATTCCCAGCGACCCCTGGGATGTGTGCAGCGACCGCTCTCCGAGATCCAGTAGCTACGAAACAATTAGTAGCAaccgctgaaacaagtgcagtGAACATTAATCAAGAGACAGAAGCTACGGGATGATTTGTTACGACTGCTAGACAACATGCAGTGGCCCACTGCGAAAACGCGGTGCACAAATTTGCCCTATATTTCTCTCCGAGGCTTACCATATTTTGTTGAAGATTTACAATATTGTGGAATTCGACTTCAAGGCTATAtataccccccccccccaaagcttcatcaaagGAACATTTTGCTGCATAATTTCCAGAGCATAATATTTGAGAGTTTCATCCACTGTTTATCAAGATCCAAGGTGTTTGAAGGGTAGAATCAAGAGAACTTCAAGACTAcaagattcaacctttgggttctATTGCTTTAGTTTAAATGGTTTCTTTGTTTTCCCTACAAACTGTGTGTTTAGCTTATTCCATCATGTGTAACTGAACTCATATAATTCTAGGAATGTGTTAGTAAGGACTTTGGTTTATACAaatcctatttatttaatattaattttgttcattacttcgcttctattctaagtgttggataattgctTCACATTTGAGAGATACATTATGTGATGATCTATTGGCTTGCAACATAATCGTTAGAGGAAGTTTGCGAGTTAGAAGAGCTTAGTTGACGTTataattagcttcccttaaaacggcactgttagTTGAGAGTGAGAACATAGAGAGTCTTAGGAACCTTAAGGAGTTACTAATCTTGGATTAACACCCCTAGTGTCCGTAATCTACTTTGTACCGCATGGGCAATATATATGCGACTCGTTCTAGTGAAGTATGaattgtgctagggtgttgtagttggaacttgtataaaccataactgtgaaagcacatccatGGAATTCTCTTGTCTCATCTGTTTATCTCTGTGTTTTTATCTGTaaaatttacttgctttcgttgttttacaatttaattttcaaaaatcaaaaaccTTTTGTTTTCTCCAAATAGTAGAAGATGCTTCGTAGAAAGTAGACAATTTGTGATAGTTTTCCCTATGTTCGATATCTgttactgacctttagctatactaactttgccttgtatacttgcaagtagttgtagtgttaaaaaatagtgcatcagaCAATCAAGAAAAATGTCAAAGTTCGGAGGAATCCGACCAAACCTGATCGATCGAGTTTGCGGATTAAGGCGGGGTTTGAACCCGTGACCTCAAGGTTACCACAGCTCCTCGCTGTGCGCTACGACTTGTTGGTGTGATTAGCCACTTTTTTAAGTTATGGAATAGatcaaaatttgaccaaatttcatgatttttttagcCCATTTACCctataaatttcatttatttgatCGGAGTGAGCCCCGAAGAATATCTAAATTGCAACTCGCAAATATATTAGATAGGTATATGTCACGACCGCAATTTGCTTAGGATAGCAAATTCGGTTTATCGCGACAAGGGGAGGATCACAGAAGTGGAGAAGAAAAGGGAACCTTGGCACAACTGAATCATAACGTAATCAACTTCAGataacatggaaaatatatctGGGTACATGATACAAAAGAATATAAGCTCGACTTTTACACTGGAGCGGAAGAGTTAAGAGTGAATGACACCGTTTATGGAGACATGATTCATCCGAGCATTACTGAAACACATTCTCCatttctgctcaacaccaccctTCGCCATCACTACTTAACCTGCACATTTTAAATACATATTCAGAGCTAAGTACTTGATGTACTtagtggacacatgccaaaatatattttcataaaaactaaTTTTGTTAAGCCATCACTGAGTGAACCagggttttaattaaaaatgcgcgaggacactaaaatcattttatCTGTAAAAAGCGACTGGCCACTAGCCAGTCAAATTTTCTGGaacatataccatatctgaacttCTTTCTGGTGTCGGGAATATGGCCACATTCCACGGTCACAacgaccggccaactcgaaagatggCTCACGGTccttggtgtacactagccccAACAGGGAATCACTCCtcactcagacccgaattcgattacaACATAACTATTGTAGTAGGGTGCTCCCCTTTCTAGACAAACACATAAGTAGTgttcaaaataaaaacatagcAAGACAAAATATACTGTGAATTTAAATAACTGAAAGCATACTTGAACTGTATAGTAGCCCACATAAGTTCGTTTAATTCCCTTAACTTGATTTTCTCGCTCCGACCTTAACTTGCGAAGATAACCTTTTTGAAAACATCAcaatataatatactccctccgtcccataaaaatatatgcactttccattttcgtccgtcccacaaaaatatgtgcattccatttttggaaagttatatcaattttaaaatgtaggtcccactatcaactaacactactttaactatcattctcctcctctctcttactttattatatcattctccacatctctcttactttaccaattttatcttaattctcgtgtcatattCATTGccaatatttttatgggacggaggaagtactaatTAGTAATTAGACTCAGGGACTAatctaattagaatgcatgcctcATAATTAATTACCTTTTCTTATTTCATTTATCTTTAAGGAATTTCTAAAAGTCATATATTATTTGATACTCTTCATCCACTATTCTCACGCTTAGACTAAATTGGATCTATGTGCCTTTTACTTTGAAAATTTACTATTAAGCAAAACtctaaaataaatcaaaaagaTCAATTATTTTAGCTTAGTTACACCATTATAAGAgccatataaaaatattaattgaatctttatttaaaacttaggctaaaatttaatattaaatttccTCCCAAATAACTTCTAATTTCGAAATTGGGCCAAATACTTCCTTTTATTTTCAGGCCAAGTAATTAAACCTCGGAAATGGGCCTCTTTAATTTATGTACTGTAGCACCAATTATTCAAATAGAAGTTGGGCTCAGATTATTTACTTCACTCCTTAgcccaaataaataaaatgctagcccaaacaattaaatcaaattatccaCATATAAATACCCATTTCATCTCCCTCCTCATTCAAACCCAAATCCTACTTTAATGTCAGagaagctcctccaactctctACTTCCCGGCGCCTCCGTCCGGCGCTGCCTTTTCTCTCCAGCGCCGCTATCTGCCGCCCCTGTGCATGCATAGTCGCGGCTTAGGCCTTCTCAGTGCCCCGCATCGCCGGCCGCCGTCACCGCCGTGCATCGTTTCCGACAGAATAAGGTCAGTTTTGCTTTCTTCCCTTTATGATGTATTTTCCTAGGAATTAAATCTTTTTACAAGTTTTGTGTTTTAACTTGTTGATTAGTAAAGGTTGCGATTTTAGTGATGGTTTTGGGTTGTGGGGCTGTCACCGTTGGCGACGGGGTTCCGAAGCTTGCTGCCGGAGATCCGGCCGATTTGCACTTCTAAGATAAGTCCTCATATCTTGCTAAGAATTACTCCCTCAatcccattaaatataaaatattttctttttagattgtcccactaaaaatgaaatatttcctaaaatggaaataactttatctctactttttcatctctcttaatttactttctcttcgttaacacacaaaacaattcTATATAAAATCACGTGCCGATTCACAAATGtctcatatttaatgggacggagggaagtATTATTCTATATTTTTGGGTTGTTTTGGATCTAAGTTATTTGGGCAGAGTCTTGTTCTAAAATAGAAGTgcttagagttttccttaaTGATGTAGTATGGAGTGTTGTTGGACTGTGGGACTTGATCCTTAAATTATCTTCAACTCTCCTTTCTCGTAtcctatattttttgtgtggtGTGAAGAGAATTTGGGAATGTTTGATAGAGATGGGTGGCCTAAAATGGACAGATTTGGGGTTTATATCCTTGTCGTACCGTTGTCTTGCAAGTTGCTATCCATATTTGAATGTCAGGGATATCTTTCCTTTTTGGTGATCCAATGGCCAGAATGTGTTTTGAGAATCGAGGGAGCATGTGAGGCTTTGATCTCTCTGGTTTGAAATCAAAGCCTCACATGCTCCCTCGATCTCCACCGTCTGTCAGTCCTACTCAATACTGCTATTGGATTTCATTTGATTTTCCCAAATCTATGTACAGATTTCATTAATAGCCAATGTATTTTACTCTATCTTCATAAATACTACCTTAATTTGATGTTGCAAAAAGATTTCATTTGAGTCTCGGTATAAATTACTGATTTACTAACTTTTCTAACTATGTTCTTAGGTAGGAAATAACTCATCTGGAGAACATTGACTATTCTCATATGATGTATTGTACTTCCTTGGATTGTGAGCATGGAGTCGAACGGGCTGACCGGAACTTGCATCTCTCTCTAATTGTAATAGACTAGGATCCTATCATAAGACTTTATCAAAATGTGCTACACATTACAACTTTTATTTGGTTCTCTTCTTTTAGTTGTACTGGTAATCTTCGTGGGAGAACAAAACAACTACTACTaatgattatttttaaatatttatagggGCAATAACTATcacatatttaaaattatttagttaaactaatattactaataataaGTTTGGGTCGTTACATTATAATTGCGAAAAAACCAACTTTATATTCacttaataattgaaaaaaaaagtgaaaatgtgGAAATTAGTGTTTGTAGAGCGAGAAAAAAGGGTGGGGGAGAAGGGAGCGGTTCAAGTGCAATGCAGATATATGCGTGATGACCACTATCATCAATTAACCATATTATTcttgtttctctctctagattttGATTCCGTACATGGTTAGGGTCTGAATTCGTTGAACAATGGGAAGAAACCGTTGCTGCACTTTCTACGAGCATTTCTggtaattggagagagagagagagacaggaAGCAGAGATAGTTAGAATGAGCGCTTCCAGATTCATCAAGTGTGTGACGGTGGGCGATGGTGCGGTTGGAAAGACATGTCTCTTGATTTCCTATACCAGCAACACCTTCCCCACGGTCTAACATTTTTATGCATTTTTTGTTAAATAAATGCTAACTAttgttataattaatttattcttaTGAACTAGGATTAGGTTAATTGATTTCAATTTCTCGCTTTACTCACTTAATTATGCACAGTGTTAGTTACTGCACATGTGGGGATTGCTCAATTTCAACTTTTTGTTTCATGATTGTAAGAATCATATTATGGAAATTGCCAGATTTGATAGCTGGTTTTTTCTCTAAATAATGTCCATGATTTTTGGTATTATACCATAAGAGAATTGAttctttatttttgtgtttcagAGGAATTTCCTTTTCTTGCCTCTTTAATCataactttctattttattttgtgatttattCCTATTTTTGCCTTGATAGTCCTGAAAGCAGATTGCTCGTGTTGATTTGGAACTTCTCTGAAATGTGATCCATTATTCCATCGTTtatattttaacatttttttcatttttttatacgCAACAGGATTATGTGCCTACTGTGTTTGATAATTTCAGTGCCAATGTTGTCGTTAATGGAGCCACTGTTAACCTAGGCCTGTGGGATACTGCTGGTAACTAATAGAAATATGCCGAAGAGAATTACTCCTACGCTTGTACCGATAAACTTATCTCTGTTTCTTATTATGGTTCTAACATATGAGCCTCTGGTTATTGTTCTGTGAAACAGGGCAGGAGGACTACAACAGATTACGGCCTTTGAGTTATCGTGGAGCTGATGTTTTCATTCTGGCATTTTCGCTTATCAGCAAGGCAAGCTATGAAAATGTTTCCAAGAAGGTGAGGATTTGATTGAGTTTACAGTTTGTTATTTCATCGCTACCTTTTTTCATGTTGTCTACATTTTTTGGCACCAAATTGTCTTGTTAAttgtccttttctttttttgggcTCTGGTGCATTTCTAATTCAGTGGATTCCCGAATTGAAGCATTACGCTCCTGGTGTCCCTATAGTTCTTGTTGGCACAAAACTTGGTGAGATATCAAATTCATAACTACAAGTACCAGTTAGTTTCCTTGTTAAAGATGCTCTGGTGATATGGGAATACTACAAGCCTGAAAAATATGTTTGTGTCAGCTTCAAGTTCTCTGCCACCACCCTAATTCTTCTGTCCCGAACATTTAGCTATCACCTGGAATAATATACATGAACCAAGAGTGAGAAACTGTTATGTTTAGTTTGTATGACTACGAACATCCATTTTGTAATTATTATTCTTGTTATGTAGGATTAAAAGTATTTAAGTGAATGTTTACCCATATTTTAGCTGATGATACTTGTGATAAGCTTAATCCGTTGATAATAATGTCTAGGTGACATCAACGTCCTTTCTTGCTTCCAGAAGCTGTGATGTGATAGTCTTTTGACTTCAACTTAGTTTGGTCACCCTTGGACTTTATTCATTTAAACCGTTGTCTTCTTCAAAAAACTTTCTCCGCGTGTTGCAAGTTAAATGTCAAATGTTAACATGATTGGGAGTCAGGGGGTACTTTGTAAATATATTAATCTTGCTGACCTTGTTTGTTGCGATTGTATGCTTCTTGCGTTTATATCTTTTTAATGCATACATTTTTGGTCAGTATGAGTTCAtatgaaagataaaaaaattcataGGAAGAAGTCTTCATGAGCATTTTGGATTTAAAACAACCACTTGTTGAAAGTTTCTTAATGATTAATCTCGAATTTCAAGGATGAAAAATCAAGATGTGTGTTTACTAGTATGATATAAtcttttgtattcctttttttgttttataagTTAAAATTGGCATAATACCATATGAAGGGTTTATCTCTTGTCTTTTAGTAACTTGTGGTGGTTTTAGATCTTCGGGATGATAAGGAGTTCTTCGAAAATCATCCAGGCTCTGTACCAATCACCAATGTACAGGTGAAAGTCTGTGGCCTTGGTTCTATCAGCCTTATATTTGTTCTTTTTCTTGCATTTGTTGCTGGTTTTTGTGATGGCTAGGCTCTATTCCTGTAGATTTTATTCTTGTCACTCTAAACTTACAGGGGGAGGAGCTGAGGAAATTGATTGCATCTCCTTCTTATGTTGAATGTAGTTCAAAAACACAAGAGGTATGAGTTgcctactttttttttattaaaaaccaCTTTCACTCAAGATACAAAAGTGAATTAGTTTTGTAATATACTTTTTCAAAACAGAATGTGAAAGCAGTTTTTGATGCTGCGATTAAAGTTGTTCTCCAGCCACCcaagcaaaagaaaaagaagggaAAGGCTCAAAAAGCATGTTCAATATTATGATCAGCTTAAGGTGAAGATATACGTTCCATGCCATCTACGTCCTTTTCTCTTCCTTTTGTGTAAGAAGTAGGAAATCGCCTTGTATTCGTCTGCCCAAAGTATTACTGATCTATGTGAAAGTGCATGTGGCTTAAATCTACGTAGTGCTTTTGGTTTTTGAATTACTAGGTCGAACTTTTTGGCCACTTCATTGTGCCCCTGCCTGTTTTCCTTCGTTTTATTTATGTATCAATCAGACATAAAACTATGATGTTAGCTAGTATTAAGGCTTCTTTAATCTTTTCTTCTTTAATAAGGCTTCTTCAATCAGACATAAAActgggatatcgaacacagagaatataattgcaactggctatcatgtaCTAATTAAGCGTCAAATACTATCTAAAGAAACAAGAGTTTTGGTTTAATTaagcaaaaacaaataaagcaaataaacaactaattgcaaataaagataaagatatgagagataagggaattccagggatgtgtgTTCACatttatggttatacaaattccaactacaacaccctgaCACAGTTCTTAGTTCCATAGAACTAGTCACCTAGCTTATACTCATGCGAAACaaacgtagattactaacactagggttgtcaatcctagatctgTGACTCcttaaagctcctaagacccttgaaaagtcctcactctcaattaacagtgtcgttttaagggaagctaattgtagtgtctactaagtagATCTAACTcgtcaacctcctctcacgattatgtagcaagttatattagatcatcacagaatgtgtcgctcaaacgtgaagcattatccaacacttagggaagaaacgaagtaggaacaaaacggatattgaatagcaaaacggaattgtataaccaaagttgttactaacacatccctagaatcctatgagtttaatTACACTTGCtataataaactaaaaacatagattgtagggatgtcataaagaaaataagaactaaagtaaataaaacccaaaggttgaatccttgtagccttgatcttctcttgattccttcttcaacctcttgcacTATGAAGTACTCTCAATTTTATGCTATGGATTATTTGGCAAAAAGAAGATCTAGATGAAGGATTAGGGTTGGAGGAGGATCCTTGGGGCTCCCCCAATTTTGAAGGCTATGAATTgatgaatattatgaattaggttattgggtatatataggcttgaaaaaagtttaaacatgGATGTCTTAGAGTCCATCATCGTGACCTTGTAAAAATTCTCTAGTTAGAAAATCAGGTAGAGGATTGTTTTCACCTTTAAtaaactcaatttcaaaatcaaagacagataaaatggcttgccatctggcaaatatttgttttgaaacaatattttgaacatcttttgtaaggacttcttttgcagatttgcaatcaattctacttaaaaatattttgttataaaggtcatcttgaaatttttgaatgcataaaactatggataaaatttcttttttaataacggaataattcatttgtgcattattccaGATACCAGAATGGTACCTTATTAATTGTTCTTTTGAATccaatttttgttttaatattccTCCATAGCCTATGTTTGAAGCATCAGTTTCAACAATCATGAAGGCTTTTGGATTAGGAATACCTAAGCAAGGGAGAGTTTTGACCTGTTGTTTTATGGTTTTAACAACATTAGTATGCTCTTCCGTCCAATTTGAGGGATTTTTCTTGGTAGAGAGGTTACATGTTTCCCTAAGTTTAGGAAAGAAATTTGAAATGTAATTCAAACATCCTAAAAATCTCTGTAGCTGgtttttatctttaatttcaTCAGGAAATTTGTCCGTGAATGTTATAGACCTACTCATGGGTCTGAAACTTCCTTTGTCAATCTCGTGACCTAAAAACCTAATATTAGTCtggaaaagtttcatttttggagtagAGATAACTAATCATTTTTCTCAATGGTTTTTAATAAAattcctaaatgttttatatgtTGGTCAAGATCTTGGGAAAAAATTAAGACATCATCTATATAAACAATGCTAAATTGACTATATAAGGATTTAAAAtgtcattcatgattttttgaaattttgaaggaACATTTTTTAGACCAAAGggcattacattccattcgTAATGTCAAAAGGGAACAGTAAAGGAAGTTTTGTACCTATCTTTTTCAGCTGTTTGAATCTACCAGAAACCGGATTTGAGATCAAACTTAGAAAATATTTTGGCATTATAAAGTCTATTAATAAGATCTCTTTTATTTGGAATTGGATGCCTAATCCACTGCAAAACTTTATTGAGAGACTTATAATTAATGACTAGCCCAGGTGTTCCTCTTTCAAGTTCAGCTTGTTTCATGACATAAAAAGCTGAACAACTCCAAGGCGAATTTGAAGGTCTTATTAggttttttttctaataagtCTTTAATTTCCTTTTTATAAACTTCTAAAAGTTCTTGGTTCATTTGAATGGGCCTTGATTTCGTAGGGATTTTACTTTCACAAAAATCTTCTTCGTAGGGTAATTCGATGACATGATGTTTTCTTCCCCAAAAGGCATTATGAACATCATTACAGACTTTTTTGGTAAAATTATTTTCTATCTCCTTAATTTTAGAGATATATTTAGGAGTTTTGAGCTTATAAATCTTATAACATCCACTACCGCCAACAAATGGGATCAGGTTACTATCCCTTGTCAATTCATCATAAAAGAACCACAAATTCCTAGGAATATTGAAAAAACAGAACCATCCCAAATTATTGAGGAGCCAGATGGCACTGTAACTGTGAGGAGCCAGATGGCACTGTAACTGTTAAATTCGATAGGACAAATTCTTTCTCAAATTTTAGGAACAGTAGGAGTTTTAACTATGAAAGTAGTATGGCCTCTTGTTCTGACATACCAAGCACCTCAGAATAGAATTGAACTTTTAAAACTCCTATTCCACAACCAAACTTATCTGTTGAAGAAATTTCAAGTGATTACTCACCCACTAGAAGTACTATGGTTATAACTCATTATGAAGATTTCAAACCAGATATGGAATATTTGAACAAAGAATTAAGCTCTCCcttttataaagaaaaagaaaaatggtttaataaattagataataatattaaaaataaaataatagatgaATGGAAGAAAGAAATGATAACAATTAAATCAAACTTCCTTTTCTAAGACTTCATAGCAATATACCTATCATCAGAAGGATGGCATAATTGTTTTAAAAACCCAGCCATTGAAGTTGGCTAAAGCCTTATGAGAAAATGGTGCTCTTCTGAAAATAATGCTATTATTACAGCAATTCATCTCCCTCTTCAATCCTTAAAAATCCAAActtttaaaggagaaattattgTTGACCCTTTCAAACGAACTAATGTTAATGACCCTGAAGAAAATAGAGAATTTCGAAAAATTATCCAACAAAACAATTATGCAAACCAAATTCTTAATACTATTGCAAATCAATTGGATACTATTTCTCCAATAAATTCTCAGGCTGTCAAACAGAGTATCCTTAACGATAATTCCAGACCTTTTTTCAAGagtaatgaaattttaaaaaataaaaatattacttttAATCCAAAAGCAGAAAAATTACTTTCAAAAATCTCTGAAAAACTTGGTGAATCAAGTAAGTCAAATACTAATGTTATTCATGAAAGTCACGAGTCAAGTACTGAGCAATCAAGTTATTCTTCCTCTGAAAAAGAAGATAACTTCGTTGAAAAAT
This sequence is a window from Salvia splendens isolate huo1 chromosome 14, SspV2, whole genome shotgun sequence. Protein-coding genes within it:
- the LOC121765435 gene encoding rac-like GTP-binding protein RHO1, producing the protein MSASRFIKCVTVGDGAVGKTCLLISYTSNTFPTDYVPTVFDNFSANVVVNGATVNLGLWDTAGQEDYNRLRPLSYRGADVFILAFSLISKASYENVSKKWIPELKHYAPGVPIVLVGTKLDLRDDKEFFENHPGSVPITNVQGEELRKLIASPSYVECSSKTQENVKAVFDAAIKVVLQPPKQKKKKGKAQKACSIL